The Carnobacterium divergens nucleotide sequence TATGCGCTAATGCAAGGGGAAGAATCTGCAGTTGCGACAGCGATTAGAGAGCATTATTTACCAATTTCAAGTGAAGGTGAGTTGCCACAATCTAATGTGGGTGCAGTTCTTGCGATTGCGGATAAATTAGACAGCGTTATGAGTTTCTTTGCAGTAGGTATGATTCCAACTGGGTCAAATGATCCTTATGCATTAAGAAGACAAGCCTATGGCGTGGTGCGGATTGTTGAAAACAAAGGCTGGTATTTCCCAATTGAAACCATTCGTTCAGAAATGATTATAGCTGCTACTCAGCACAAAGAAGAATTAAGCAAACGATTAGCTGAAAGTGCTCCTGAGGTAATTGACTTTATTAAAGCTAGAATGCGTCAACATTTAATCGGACTAAATATACGACATGATGTGATTGAAGCAGTTTTAACTTCAAATCAAGAAGATTTAATTAAAATCACAGAAGCAGCTGCTGTTTTAGAAAAACATTTAGCAGAACCGACCTTTAAGCCGACGATTGAAGCGATGACTCGTGTGATGAATTTAGCGAAAAAAGGCAAAGAATTAGTTGCTCAAAAACAGTTGCAAATAGATTCAGCTTTATTTGAGACAGCATCAGAAGCTACTCTTTTCAAGGCTCTAGAAGAAGCAGAAAAAGCTTTTGAAAGTAGCAATATGGAGAACGATTACCAAACATTAGAATCATTGCGGACTAAAATTGAAGCATTCTTTGATGAAAATATGGTTATGGCAGATAATGAAGCAATTCGTAACAACCGTTTAATTTTATTAATGAATTTAGCTGATTTAGCGTTGTCATTTGCTAATGTAGATGAATTAATTGTAAAATAACCACAAAAAAAGTAACGCACTTGCGTTACTTTTTTTGTGGTTTGAGCAAGAAATAGTTAAGCCGTTTTTCGTATTTGAAAAAAGAGCAGAAGGGCAAAGAGTAAGCTGATTACGGACCAAATAACTAAATCTTTGTAGCTACCAGCTCCAATCATTCCTAATAATCCACCTAGTAGATAGAAAATCATGCTAAAAGTGAGCATGCCTTTTGCTCCTTTAGAAGCTAAAAGTATGACTCCTGCTGTCAATAAGATAAAAGACAGTAAAATACCTACCGAACCACCTGTTTCTCCATTGTCAGAAAGTGTATTCGCAAGTCCCGCCATTAAAGATTGAAGACCGACGATAATGCTAATCATAATAGATAAAATTCCAATTGTTTTTCTCATTGTTTCCCCTCACTTACTGTAATGTAAATTCTTTTTTTAAGACATCTTTTCCGATTCCAAATGATTGTTTGACTTCAACACTAACTGGGGTCGAAGTATCTTGTAATTTATAAGGAACTTTTACTACAATCGTAGCACCAGGTTGAATATCTGTTGATTGATCGTTGTAGCCGTCTTCAGTCATAACCGCACTTTCTAAAGCAATGCCATTTTGAAAGACTTTTGCTTGAGTTGCGATCATAAACATGGCATTTTTATCACTATTATTTATAAATTCATATTGGACAATGCCTACATCTGCTCCATTGTAATCTTGAGCTAGCGTAAAATCTTGAATAGCGACATGGTATTTTCCTAAATCCCCATTATCCGTTGGTGTTTTTGCTTCGTTCTTTTTAACTTGTTCCGTTGGTGCTTTTTCTTTTGTTTCTTTTTTTGTGTCGGTTGTAGATGAGGAGTCGCCACAAGCAACTGCCATTACCGAAACTCCTGCTACCATTAAACCAATAAGTACCTTTTTATTTTTTTTCATTTCAATCGTCTCCTTTGTGAGTTAGTCCGTCTGACAAGAACTATTATGCAAAAAAATAAAACGAAAGTCTTATGCAAAAAGCATAGGCCATCGTTTTAGTTGTTTTGAGTTTTTGATTCTAAATATTCATGTGAGTACAAAGGAGTTGCAATTGATGTAAAAGCACTGTACATAAGTATCCAAATCACAATAGCAAGTAAAAATCCAGGTAGTTTACGATAGAGTTTTTTAGTCGCTAAAAATGGAATTTGATTTTGGATGTCCATAAAATTAGTTGCGATGATTGTGGGCAATACGAACAAAATGGTTGTATCAAAAGTTGCGAGCACTTTATCAAAAAAGGTTCCTGCTGACCAAGAAGTGACGATGGCTAAAAATAAAATAAGGTACCAAATTGTTGCAATGATTTTTTTCCAGTAGTAACCCGTTCTAAATCCAGGTACAACACTTAAAAATTTAGTTGAAAAAGAAGAAGTAGTCGCTCTTTTTGTTATAGCCAAGTCAGCAGACCGTTTTGTTAAGGAAGGATGTCTTTGTACAATTTTAGTTGACTCGTTTAAGTGATTTAATTGAGTTACAATGGCAGTATGCATCTCGGCTGCTGTTTGATAACGGTTTAGGGGATCTATTTTGGTCGCTTTAACAACCAGTTCTTTTAAAAATGGATTGGTTGTCAGGTGTTCCTTTGGAAAAGAATTTGTGCTGCAGACATTTAACACAATGCCGAGTGAATAAAGGTCGCTTCGCTCATCTGTTTCTGCAAAGCCATATTGTTCAGGTGAAGCGAACCCGATAGTTCCTAGATGAATGGTGTCATTTTCTTTGGAGCCATCATAAAAACGGATGGCATCAAAATCTACTAATTTCACAATTCCATCATTGGTAACCATAATATTAGAGGGTTTGATGTCACGATGAATAATATTTTTCTCATGCAAAACCATTAATGCTTCAGTAACAGCTTTCCCTAACTCTAAAATTAATTGAGTATCTGTTAACTGATTTTGTAGCAGCAATTCATTTCCATTTTTTCCATGAATGTATTCTTCGTAAAGCCATAATTCTTGGTCATTTTTGACAATTTCTAAAATTTTAGGTAAGTGAGGATGGTTGATTTCTTTCAATCGTTCTAAATTCGTGTAAAGACTAACATCGTATCTTTTTTTTACTAAAAATTCTTTAGTACTAGTATTCCGTACTAAAATCGGACTATTTTCTTTATGTGTTAAGGGTTCTAATTCTTTATAGTGAAGCGCGGAAGGTTCTTCATTTTGCATCATTAATGTCGGCTCCTTTAGATTCAGTCAGTCTCAATTCTATTATAGCAAAAAATAATTGAATAAAAAGTCCTGTTTGCGATTTAAGTATTGTATACTATAATAGAAGGCTATAAAATTTGTGGAGTGATTGATTTGTTGGAAAAAGACACGAATCAGCTGATTCATTCGTTAAAAAAAGCAGCTGATTTTAAAGTTGTAAGAAATGAACAACAGGACTATTTAATTGCAGAAGACATCAAAATACATTTAACAGAACTTTTGATTTTAAAAAATAAAAGCAAAGCTGATGTACTAAGAAGAGCTGAAATTACGGAAGCAACAGGGTATCAATATTTTGATGGCAAACGAAAACCTTCCCGTGAGAAAATGATTGCTTTAGCAATTGGATTGGAACTTACATTGGAAGAAACAGATTTACTGATGAAAAAAACAAGCTATGCTAAACTTTACCCTAAACATCAGTGGGATGCAGTGATTATTTATGGAATGACCCATCAATTGTCCATTCAACAACTGGATGAGTTGCTTTTTGAGGAAAAATTAAATACATTTTTATAAATAAGTTTACATAATAAAAAACCTGTAAACTAGTACCTCTTGGAAATAAAGATAATTTATTTTTTTGATAAGTTTTTTATTATGTATACAGATGATTTTAGTCATTAAAAACGGGGATTTTTAAATTGAAAATTAAATTTTAAACGTTGTTATAAAGGCTTTTTTATGCTACAATTAATTTCTTGTAGTAATATTTAATGAGAATAAAAATAAGTCCTTTTAGTTAGTTATTTAATCGAAATAATAAGAGGGATTTTTGACATTATATTTTTATCATGTAAAAGAGGTGAACTCCATGGCGATGATGATTCCTGATGAAGTAGTCAATCGAGTGAGGCAAGAAACAAATATTGTGGATGTTGTGAGTCAATACGTCCAATTAAAAAAAAGTGGCAAAAATTTATTTGGTTTCTGTCCATTCCATGATGAGAAGACCCCTTCTTTTTCGGTTGCAGAAGAAAAGCAAATTTTCCATTGTTTTAGTTGTGGCAGAGGTGGAAATGTTTTTACTTTTTTGATGGAAGTTGATGGATTATCATTTCCAGAAGCGGTATTTAAAACAGCTGAATTAAGTCATGTTAAGTTAGATGAACGTTTAACAACTAGTAATTTTGGCGAACAAAAAACCGATTCAAAAAAAGAAAAATTAATTAAGGCTCATGTTGAAACGGCCGAACTTTTTCATCATGTCTTACTAAATACTAAAGTCGGCGAAGAAGCGTTGCAATATTTGTTAGACCGTGGTTTAACTAGAGAGTTAATAGAAACCTTTAACATTGGTTTTGCTCCTGCTGAAAGAACCATGTTGTACCAGTATTTAACAGGCAAAGAATACGATAAGACTTTGTTAAGTGAAACAGGCTTATTTGTCGAACGAGATAGCGGAGAATTATTAGATCGTTTTTACAATCGGATTATGTTTCCTATTCGAAATCAGCAAGGGAAAACAATTGCGTTTTCTGGTCGAATTTTTAAAGTAGAGCCCACAGAAGGTAAAGCAGCACCAAAATATTTAAATAGTCCAGAAACCTATTTATTTAATAAACGAAATGTACTTTTTAACTATGATTTAGCACGGGCAAATATTCGACGTGAAAAAGAAGTGATATTATTTGAAGGCTTTATGGATGTGATTGCTTCCTGGGATGCAGGTGTTAAAAACGGCGTGGCTTCGATGGGGACGAGTTTGACTAATGAACAAATTCATATGTTGGATCGAGTGACGGATCATGTATTGATTGCTTACGATGGCGATAATGCAGGAATTGAAGCGACTAAGAGAGCCGTTGATTTATTAACAGAGGAGACTCATTTTGATTTAGATGTTCTGAGTTTGAATGAAGGCCTTGATCCAGATGAATTTATTCATAAATATGGTGCAGCATCCTATAAAGAAATGCTGGCTCATGGGCGAGATACCGTGTTTGCTTTTAAAATGCGTTATTACCGAAAAGGGATTAATTTGCAAAATGAAAGCGAACGGTTAGCCTATATTGAAGTGGTTTTAAATGAACTGCTTACGATAACGTCAGCTGTTGAACGAGAGGTTTATTTAAAACAATTATCAGCAGAATTTGATATTTCATTAGATTCATTAAATACCCAATACCATCAACTATACGAGCAAAAAAGAACGAAGAAAAAGGTAGATAAAAAAGAATATTATCCAGAACCACCAATGGAAATGCCCACGAATTATCAAGAAGAATATCCAGAACCGCATTTACAGATTCAACTGCACACTCAAAAACGTAAATTAAACGTGGTTGAAGTAGCTGAACGAAACTTGTTGAATCGTTTATTTCATCATGAGGAAGCTTGGATTCGAGTTCAGGCTCAAAAAACTACGTTTAATTTTGTGCATGAAGATTATGAAATGTTGTTTATTTTATTTGAGAATTTTAAAGAAACAGTTGATCAAGAGGACACAATTGAAGCCTTTATTGATTTTGTAAAGGAGCCTCATTTGAAAAATCTTTTAGTTGAAATTGAATTAATGGAATTGAGTGAAGACGTTTCGACAGGTGAGATTGAAGATTACCTTGATATGATTGGACGTAAATCTTCCTTACAAGAACAAATAGCAACTAAAAATGCTAAACTGATTGAAGTTAGTCGAATGGGCGATACGGATACAGCAAGGCAGTTATTAATGGAAATAACCAATCTGTCTCGGTTATTAAAACAGTAAAATTAAGTAATCATGTTGGATTTTAATTAGGAGGCTTTCGATGGCTAATGAAGAAGGAACAAAAAAACAAGAACTAAAAAAAGAAATCAAACTTTTAATCAAAGAAAATAAATTAAAAGGTACAATTCATTATGATGAACTTGCAAAACAAATTGCATTGCCTTATAAATTAACAGTCACTCAAATCGACGACTTAATTATGGAAGTTGAAGATGGTGGCGTGAGTGTTGTTGGAGACGATGGCGGACCAACAGATCGACAATTGTTAGTCAGAGAAAAAAATAAAAAAGATGCTGAAATAAAAGATGATTTAATGGCGCCTCCAGGAGTACAAATCAATGATCCTGTTCGGATGTATTTAAAAGAAATTGGTCGCGTGAAGTTGCTTAGCGGGCAAGAAGAAGTTGATTTGGCTATCTTAATAGAAGCAGGAGACCAAGAAGCAAAACAACGCCTAGCAGAAGCTAACTTACGTCTAGTAGTTAGCATTGCTAAGCGCTACGTTGGAAGAGGCATGCAGTTCTTAGATTTAATCCAAGAAGGAAATATGGGATTAATGAAAGCTGTTGAAAAGTTTGAC carries:
- a CDS encoding DUF5067 domain-containing protein, giving the protein MKKNKKVLIGLMVAGVSVMAVACGDSSSTTDTKKETKEKAPTEQVKKNEAKTPTDNGDLGKYHVAIQDFTLAQDYNGADVGIVQYEFINNSDKNAMFMIATQAKVFQNGIALESAVMTEDGYNDQSTDIQPGATIVVKVPYKLQDTSTPVSVEVKQSFGIGKDVLKKEFTLQ
- a CDS encoding serine/threonine-protein kinase, with the protein product MMQNEEPSALHYKELEPLTHKENSPILVRNTSTKEFLVKKRYDVSLYTNLERLKEINHPHLPKILEIVKNDQELWLYEEYIHGKNGNELLLQNQLTDTQLILELGKAVTEALMVLHEKNIIHRDIKPSNIMVTNDGIVKLVDFDAIRFYDGSKENDTIHLGTIGFASPEQYGFAETDERSDLYSLGIVLNVCSTNSFPKEHLTTNPFLKELVVKATKIDPLNRYQTAAEMHTAIVTQLNHLNESTKIVQRHPSLTKRSADLAITKRATTSSFSTKFLSVVPGFRTGYYWKKIIATIWYLILFLAIVTSWSAGTFFDKVLATFDTTILFVLPTIIATNFMDIQNQIPFLATKKLYRKLPGFLLAIVIWILMYSAFTSIATPLYSHEYLESKTQNN
- a CDS encoding helix-turn-helix domain-containing protein: MLEKDTNQLIHSLKKAADFKVVRNEQQDYLIAEDIKIHLTELLILKNKSKADVLRRAEITEATGYQYFDGKRKPSREKMIALAIGLELTLEETDLLMKKTSYAKLYPKHQWDAVIIYGMTHQLSIQQLDELLFEEKLNTFL
- the dnaG gene encoding DNA primase — translated: MAMMIPDEVVNRVRQETNIVDVVSQYVQLKKSGKNLFGFCPFHDEKTPSFSVAEEKQIFHCFSCGRGGNVFTFLMEVDGLSFPEAVFKTAELSHVKLDERLTTSNFGEQKTDSKKEKLIKAHVETAELFHHVLLNTKVGEEALQYLLDRGLTRELIETFNIGFAPAERTMLYQYLTGKEYDKTLLSETGLFVERDSGELLDRFYNRIMFPIRNQQGKTIAFSGRIFKVEPTEGKAAPKYLNSPETYLFNKRNVLFNYDLARANIRREKEVILFEGFMDVIASWDAGVKNGVASMGTSLTNEQIHMLDRVTDHVLIAYDGDNAGIEATKRAVDLLTEETHFDLDVLSLNEGLDPDEFIHKYGAASYKEMLAHGRDTVFAFKMRYYRKGINLQNESERLAYIEVVLNELLTITSAVEREVYLKQLSAEFDISLDSLNTQYHQLYEQKRTKKKVDKKEYYPEPPMEMPTNYQEEYPEPHLQIQLHTQKRKLNVVEVAERNLLNRLFHHEEAWIRVQAQKTTFNFVHEDYEMLFILFENFKETVDQEDTIEAFIDFVKEPHLKNLLVEIELMELSEDVSTGEIEDYLDMIGRKSSLQEQIATKNAKLIEVSRMGDTDTARQLLMEITNLSRLLKQ